One genomic segment of Candidatus Nezhaarchaeota archaeon includes these proteins:
- a CDS encoding Clp1/GlmU family protein has protein sequence MERLVKVENLHGYYVVEGPLKIRLIEGFVEVTGKDLDVNEEVIVPMAKATLIEAPRGAKVELRGSGIVTKLEASTIPREWLSLIDSLPKDSVVFTLGCIDTGKTFFVTYTANKLLAKGYKVSVVDCDVGQSDIGPPTTIGLSILDRQVAFLEGAPLTSAYFVGSTSPAGHLLPMITGTLKLVSDAKKFGGTILIDTPGMVYGGPARAYQLYAVESISPDIIVALQRSNELSHLTKQFKALGYDVFELPASPWVRQRNRDDRRALRERAFYNYFTKKGLVDHIVSLDKVAIVGSFIGSGCRAPPETVQVIESIAGCRVEYCELSQDSVVLVLEEKPRSKDFYTNVRSAFSDRTVRFAIKGFERGLVAGLLGEKSSFLDIGILKSIDFKAMRAAISTPLRNIEQVKVIKLGCVRLEEYREVEKLEPGFI, from the coding sequence ATGGAACGCTTAGTGAAGGTCGAGAATCTCCATGGATACTACGTTGTGGAAGGTCCCCTAAAGATCAGGCTAATTGAGGGGTTCGTGGAGGTTACGGGTAAGGATCTTGATGTAAACGAAGAAGTGATCGTACCGATGGCAAAGGCGACGCTCATAGAAGCACCTCGTGGAGCTAAGGTGGAGCTTAGAGGTAGCGGTATTGTGACTAAGCTAGAAGCTTCCACCATACCAAGGGAGTGGCTGAGTTTAATAGATTCTCTACCCAAGGACTCCGTCGTGTTCACTCTAGGTTGCATAGACACTGGGAAGACGTTTTTCGTTACTTACACGGCAAACAAGCTTTTAGCTAAAGGTTACAAGGTCTCAGTAGTGGATTGTGATGTAGGTCAATCGGATATAGGTCCTCCAACAACGATAGGATTGAGCATTCTAGATAGGCAAGTAGCTTTTCTCGAGGGGGCACCCTTAACCTCTGCCTACTTCGTGGGCTCAACCTCTCCTGCAGGCCATCTATTGCCGATGATCACAGGGACACTGAAGCTCGTGAGCGATGCAAAGAAATTTGGGGGCACGATACTGATAGACACTCCGGGCATGGTTTACGGAGGGCCAGCGAGAGCATATCAGCTTTACGCTGTCGAGTCTATAAGTCCTGACATAATAGTAGCTCTTCAGAGGAGCAATGAACTTAGCCACTTGACGAAGCAATTTAAAGCTCTAGGATACGACGTGTTTGAGCTACCAGCCTCTCCTTGGGTTAGACAACGCAATCGCGATGATCGTAGAGCATTGCGTGAAAGGGCCTTCTACAACTACTTCACGAAAAAGGGCTTGGTGGACCACATCGTGAGCTTAGATAAAGTGGCGATAGTGGGTTCATTCATAGGTAGTGGGTGTAGGGCTCCTCCTGAAACAGTTCAGGTAATAGAGTCTATTGCTGGTTGTAGAGTTGAATACTGTGAGCTCTCGCAAGACTCAGTAGTGTTGGTGTTAGAAGAGAAGCCGAGAAGTAAGGACTTCTACACAAACGTTAGAAGCGCGTTTAGTGACAGGACAGTCAGGTTCGCGATAAAGGGCTTCGAGCGTGGGCTTGTGGCAGGGTTGTTGGGTGAGAAGAGCAGTTTTCTTGATATAGGGATATTGAAGAGCATAGACTTTAAAGCCATGAGAGCAGCGATTTCAACGCCATTGAGGAACATCGAACAAGTCAAGGTCATAAAGCTGGGATGTGTTAGGTTAGAAGAGTATCGAGAGGTGGAAAAGTTAGAACCTGGCTTCATTTAA
- a CDS encoding aldehyde dehydrogenase family protein: MEQRLEDLARLISQNVGKTIREARAEMRRAIEAVDAALGAPHLFCS, translated from the coding sequence TTGGAACAAAGATTAGAGGACTTGGCAAGGTTAATCTCGCAGAATGTTGGGAAGACTATAAGAGAAGCTCGTGCGGAAATGCGTAGAGCCATAGAAGCTGTTGACGCTGCACTAGGTGCTCCTCACTTGTTCTGTTCATGA
- a CDS encoding aldehyde dehydrogenase family protein, with translation MAKVDFEVRFSSYYGRLGHFIDNKYVEADSDKYIPIYDPGLGKEIAEVPTLSTNDVDEAVRSAARAFDTWSNTFQYLIAFNTS, from the coding sequence GTGGCTAAGGTGGACTTTGAAGTTAGATTTTCCTCATATTATGGACGCTTAGGGCACTTTATCGATAATAAGTACGTGGAAGCCGATTCGGATAAATACATCCCAATTTACGACCCAGGATTGGGCAAAGAAATAGCTGAAGTCCCTACCTTGTCTACAAATGATGTAGACGAAGCTGTACGCTCAGCTGCTAGAGCTTTTGATACCTGGTCTAACACATTCCAATATTTAATCGCCTTCAATACCTCGTGA
- a CDS encoding aldehyde dehydrogenase family protein, which translates to MVRTEPEIDMECVREPLGVFVIISPFNFPVMIPLWFVPMAITLGNTVVIKPSELTPIAATAMVSLFREAGYPPGVVNLLNGLPGSAGERLVTHPEVVGTCFVGSTAVGEKIYALACSHGKRAICQTSAKNPVVLMPDAVPEPSIENIVGGFFDMAGQRCLAPGLLITVGDAYDKFVNKIVERTRKIKVGYQLLETTDMCPVVSARAKERIIKVIERAIEQGARPLLDGREYKVEEEEYSKGFYLGPTILDDVVPGMEVEQEEIFGPVMPIVKVRDFDEAIEVANNRKYGNTGTIYTSSGKWAREFAKRIKAGNVAVNMAVAQPHQFFPFPARKKSHYGPLTGQVGSIDFFTDMKVIMYRWW; encoded by the coding sequence TTGGTCAGGACAGAGCCGGAAATAGACATGGAGTGTGTCAGAGAACCCCTTGGGGTCTTCGTCATCATATCCCCATTCAACTTCCCAGTGATGATACCTTTATGGTTCGTGCCCATGGCCATAACCTTAGGCAATACAGTCGTCATAAAACCAAGCGAGCTTACGCCTATTGCAGCAACAGCCATGGTGAGTCTATTTAGAGAAGCAGGCTATCCTCCAGGCGTTGTGAACCTCCTGAATGGACTACCTGGCTCAGCAGGTGAGAGATTAGTAACTCACCCAGAAGTTGTAGGTACGTGCTTTGTCGGCTCTACGGCTGTGGGCGAGAAGATCTACGCTCTAGCGTGTTCTCATGGGAAGAGAGCTATATGTCAAACGAGCGCTAAGAACCCTGTGGTCTTAATGCCAGATGCAGTTCCAGAACCCTCTATCGAGAATATAGTTGGAGGCTTCTTCGACATGGCTGGTCAACGATGTTTGGCTCCAGGACTGCTAATTACTGTAGGAGATGCTTATGATAAGTTTGTAAACAAGATAGTCGAGAGGACTAGGAAGATAAAGGTGGGCTACCAGCTCTTGGAGACTACAGATATGTGTCCAGTGGTTTCAGCCAGGGCCAAGGAGAGGATCATTAAGGTTATTGAGAGGGCAATAGAGCAAGGCGCTAGGCCATTACTAGACGGACGCGAGTACAAAGTTGAAGAAGAGGAGTATTCTAAAGGCTTTTACCTTGGTCCAACAATTCTCGATGACGTTGTTCCAGGAATGGAGGTGGAGCAAGAAGAGATTTTTGGCCCCGTCATGCCCATAGTTAAGGTGAGAGACTTTGATGAAGCTATAGAGGTAGCTAACAACCGTAAGTATGGCAATACAGGGACGATATATACGTCAAGCGGTAAGTGGGCTAGAGAATTTGCAAAGCGAATAAAGGCCGGGAACGTAGCTGTTAACATGGCTGTAGCACAACCGCATCAGTTCTTCCCGTTTCCAGCGCGTAAGAAGAGCCATTACGGTCCTCTAACCGGGCAAGTGGGTTCCATTGACTTCTTCACCGACATGAAGGTCATAATGTACAGGTGGTGGTGA